Below is a genomic region from Fulvia fulva chromosome 5, complete sequence.
TGCGTTGCTCTTCTTCATTCTCGTTATACAAGCCCTGGGAGACCGATACTGGGTAACTCCGCCGGACGCATCCGGTGCCTGGCCGAATCCCATCGTGTACGGCGACGGTTGGTGGATTGAAGCATGGTGGAGTGAAGAGCCGGCGGAGTGGGCTTCACAGAACGTTGTCCTATTTCAACACCCATCGGTGGCGCTCCTTCTCTTTGGGCTGGGATTCCTGCTTGCAAGACGTCGAAAACGACCTGATGGCTCGATAACGAGGCAAGAAGTACAAATCCGGGACCCGAAGCTGTGGCATGAGGATCAGGTTTATGCTCCGCCAGCATTTCCAGAGTTGGAGTACAAGGAACCCGTGGTATACTCACAAGAGCTGAACACTACACGCAGTGCTGTTGAGCTGGAGGGCAGTCATTATTGTAGGTGAAAGAGGTCGCATCAAAATATTTGGCTTGATATTGCTTGCGTTCGTGCGAGGTCTGATGCCGGGCCAAAATCTCCCAGCACGCCCCAAGCAAGCAGTGCTCATATGCCGCGTCAGTACCTACCGTACCTCGTTGAAATCCGTGCAACTTAAATGGGAGTGCGATTGCCATGTCTGACGTCGTCGACTCCAGCTTCCGGCACACTCATCGAAGGAACGAGGCGGCCACTGCATAATGTCCACCACTCTTACCCACGCCCGGTCGCGAAGTGCCGCACTCAGCATTGCAGTCGACAGATGTGGCCTCCACTTCTTGGCCAGTTCACCATCTCCGCCGCGGGTCTCGAGTCTCAGCGTACGAAAGCCCTGCCAGCACATCAGCTCCAGCTCTGCTTCGGCATGCAAGAAATGCACACCACTCGATCCAAGGTCCACACACCTCGTTTCTGGCCGACCTATTCATCAACGTACAGCATCATCAATCTGGCGGGATTCTGCCACCATGCCACCGTCGGGTGAAATTCTCCGAGCTACTGTATGCAGTATCTCTGGAGGTGCAGTGAGATGCGTCGGTGCTCTGGCTACACGGACTCGCAGTTGACATGGGCGTTCACACGAGCGCAGACGACCTCGGTGTTCACATCTCGGCCGGCGTATCCTTCGCACATCATTTACACTCTCCGCTGGTTGAGATGATATCGTCTGCCTTTCTACTCACTCATTGCCATTCGAGATGTGTCGAAGGCCACAATCAGAACATGGTCTCATTCATGATTTACGACTCGCAGATTCTCTATGGTTCTCTGCATCAGATACAGCAGTACTCCGTCCACTCAGATACTCCTCGCAATTCCATCAGAAACCGGGCATGACTATCGTTCAAACATGGTACTCTTCTCCACATCCGCATCCGTACTCTTCACGCTCGCCGCGCTCGAAGCAGACGCTTTTGGCTCCGCCGTGATACCTTCACCCAGCAGATCCAtttccttgcccttgccacTGTCTGTCTTGAGCGTAGAGTCCGTACTCTGCTTCTCCGTCACACCAGCATCAGCTTCGGCGGCATCGAGGAGATCATCCCTGCCATGGTCCTCGCCGTCATCGTCTTCGTCGTCATCCCCGGTGCCTCTGGTAGATGCGCCTCGATCAAGCTCCTTCTGTGCTTCGTCCATACGCCTCTTGACTTCTTGCGCGACACGCATACCGTCGGTAACGATGTTGTCCAGCATACCTCGCAGACCCTTGCCCGGCGCAACGACGCCTGCTGCAGATCCTCCGACCATAGCGCTGCCCTCGCTGAGTTGTGGTATGGGTGCGCCTGAACCTGGCGGTGCGCTATGTAGGCCGAGGAATGATGGCGAGGTCAGCGTTGATGATGGAAGAGGTGCATCAGCAAGATGGAAGGAATTCGCGAAGCCTGAATCAAAGAAGGATTCGAGGGTCTCGTCGGCCAGAATGAGCATGCGGAAGGTCGGTAAGGTGATGTGCACTGGGCTTGAAGGATCCAGTGCGGCATTCGCCTCCACGTGTTTTGAGCTTTGTCCAAAGGTGTTCGTGCTTGGGCGTGAAAGTATGCTGTCGTCTTGGGCTGACGAGGAAGCGGCACCGTCTGTTCCTAGTGGGTTATCGTCCGTCGGCTTGAGCTCTTTGTCGCCATCAAGATCCAGAAGATCGTCTTCCTTCTCCCCACTGATGTCGACCTTATCAAGTCCGTCTGTGATTTCCTTCTCGCCTTGTCTCGACGAGTGATCTGGATCAGCATATTCGAAGCACCTCCTGATGAAGGCAGAGACTGCCGACAGGAACTGCTCGTCTTTTGATAAAGGTATACCGTCTTGGAGAACCTCGGCGGCGCCGCTCTCAACACCTCGTCTTGACAAGAATAGTAGTGCTTCCGAGATGCGTAGTATACCCTCGCGATCCACTTTGCCATCGTCATCGTCGTCGTACAGCTCGAAGAAGTACGATATGGAAGACATGATGTCGCGATTCCCTTTGACGGGTGCCAGCCCGTAGACAACGTTCTGTAAGGTCAAAAAGCCATTGTCATCTCGATCACACTTCTTGAACAGCCGAAGTAGGAACTCATGCTCAGCTGGCTCCGGTCCTGCTCCCCACGGTGAGAGATTCATGTTCTTCATTCCACGTAAGGTGTTTGCAAAGTATCCGCCAGGGCCGCTTGCATTCTCTTTGCTCGGCGATGAGGGCGAATCCGTTATAGCCCACTTCGCAATGCCAGCCAGAAACTCACGGAATGCATCGTAATCCATAGCTGTGGCACTGCCGGCAAGGCCAATTCTGCCCATCTCGGGTGCGTTGCCAGGTACTCCAGTGGCAAGCTCGGTGGCTTTCAGCTTTGCTTGCCTGGCCTTCCTGTCCGTTTCTGCTTGGATGTACTGTGCTCGTTGCTGTCGCTCGTACAAGACGGTGTAGAATCGATCGTACAGGAATCCGAGGTCATTAGTCGAAAGCTTCTTGCTTTCAGGTCCAAGGTTTCGAATTGATGTCCGCTTGGCGAAGGACTCAATGTTGTCCAATACAGCTGCTTTATGCTTGGAGCGCTGTTCAGAGATGGTATGCTGGGTGATACCCTCGAATTCCTTGAAGGCAACTACCATGAGCGCCTGGAAGTTAGTGATCGCTCGGTGCTTCGGGTTCTCACTCTTAGGATGAGCCGATTCACCAAGACGAGCAAAATAGTTCTTCAGAACAGAAATAAAGGTTCCATCATCCGTGGCATCGAGAAGCTCCTCGCCATTGACCCGCAATATGGCTAGACCGACCTGAAAGAGGACCTTTGGGCCTTCCAAGAAGAATACATCCAGTACCCGGAACGCAAATATAAGTGGCATGCTGTTGATGTACAGGCTCAAGAACCACGGAAGACTGACAACACTAAGCTGTACGTCATTCTTGACGAGATGGTCCCATATTATTGGCATGGTCTTTTCGACCAGGCTTTCGAATACTCGTTGGTCGAGTAAGGTGCCGTACATGGTGGTAGAGTAGTAGCCCGGGAGCAAGCGGTCACAAAGTATCGAAAGAAGATAGAAAGCTTGTGTCTCGGAGAGATAGCTGAGAAAGGACTTACATTAGCTTCTCTTACATTTATGAGGAAAAGTGGGCTTACATACATCAGCAATGCTGCCACGACGATGTTCATGGCCTGGCAATATCCGACCTCGGCGTTAGTCCAACTGTAGGCGGTCAATACTCGTCGAAGGCGGCCAATGCCCTCTTCACTCTGGAAGCCAGCATATTCCGGCAGACTTCGATTGAGATCCTTCTCGATCTCGTCAATGGCGAGCGAGCCTTGGCCTTCGTGCTTTGCGAGGGTCTCCTGGTACAGCTTTGGCTTCTGCAGACGTAGGTAGAACGACCCAGAGGTCAACTCCCAAATCTCCCCTCGCAGCAGATTGGGCAGACCAACTCGTATCAGCCGATGGAAGTCCGGCTGTCGCACTAGCGTTGTGTTGCGCCCGTTCTCTTTCAAGTATTCGTGCCATAGCCTCATCTTGCTCCGGTCTCGCAGTCTTCTTGCATTGCCGGGGTACTTGAAGATGGTCCCAAGACCGGTATCTGGTGCTGCCCGTGGGGTCCCATCAGGCTTGTTCTCCGCTGGGGTTGCCTCAAACTCGTCGTAAAGGAAGTATTCAGAACAGCACTCTTGCGCGACAGTCCTCATATTGTCCACTTCCTTGATGCCCTGTCTGAGACCTCTCTTAAGACCATCGCAGAAGCGCTCGCATTGTTGTCTGCTGCCTTCAAGCTGAACCGTGAGTTTCGGCGGAGCCGGAGCACCTGGCTTGTCGTCGCCGTTGCCTGGTTCGAAGCCGTTCCATGTCGCTATCGACAGAGCAAACATGTAGCTCTGGGTGTGCAGCCTCTCCACGCGCCGCACAGCGCATAGTGGCAGTGTGAAGCCATTACCAGCTGGGCCGGTGCCATGCGTCCTGCCCGTGAAAGTGCTGCTTGCACTGGTGCTGGCGGTGTTAACGAAGGATGTCTGAACGGTGGAGAAGCAGAGGAACTGCTCGCTTAAGTGTAGTTGACCGACATAGTGTGTCCCTCGCTCTCTGTCCCAATTGCTCTTGTCCCAGTTCTTTGACGGAGCCGACTTGTCCCGCTTCTTGGTAGGTAGTGTAAGCTCGGCTGTGATCTCGTAGAGCGGGTTCTGCGAGTCTGGCAGGCGAAACTGGTGGCGGAAGAGTTGTGCTTTTGATGGTCTGCCAGAACTCGAATTACCCAAGGGACCGGGGAGTACAGCAGGATCGATGAGTGACTGCGCCTTCTGCACGAGGTTCTGGAGGAACATCCTCACTGCTTAGTTTCCGGTGGGAGCAGCGACTTCATGTCGCGGTAGAACGGAGGCGCGTCTATCGCATAGCTTTGGAACAGTCGTGAATCAGTATTCAGGCCCTTCAATTTGTACAATGTCTCATCAATGTACAGGCAAGGTGTCGCAAACAATGTATGCAAGGTCGTCGGCACGCCAGGCAGACGTAAGATCCTTGTCACCAGTGGCTTGGCGAGTCGCGCTTTCCTTGACTCCACCTCCACCGTTCCCCTCCGACCTCCAAGATACACTTAGATGTCCCCATACTCTATACATCGCTCAAACTCGCTGGCAGGTCATAGCAACCTCGTTTGTCGTGACAACAACGGCACGCTCCGAGGGCCAACGCACCTGGCCCACAGCCCTTGCTCACATCTACCTCCTGCCCCATCATGGATCTGCACTGCCAGACCATGCTGACTGGTACTGGGACACGAGGAAGCTGCTAACTCCACTGATGGACCGTTGTTAGTCGATGCCTTGAAAGACTCGCGCGGCTTCCGTAATCACACGATGCGCTCTTGTCTGTCCATGATGGGAGGTGCGCATAGCTTGTTGACAAGGTAGGGGCAACAGCCAACAACCACAACCCGACACTCCTGACTTCAGATGAACACCAAAGCACCCAAACACACAACATCGATATCTTCGCATGCACAACCTTCATCATCGTTTGAACCAAGTTGAACGCCATTCTTATCGTATCTGGACACGAACAGCTTACAACAACAATCCAAGACCATGGCGCGTGCAGCCCCAGGCGGCAGGTACCAGCTGTCGATTCCCGATCGCTTCATAAGGTGGTCGCTGCGCAAGTCGTACAAAAAGCAGCATCGTCTATGGATCGATTCACGTATGCGACGCACATGCGGCAGACATGTCATAAGCTCCTTCGTGGAGCAGCTTCGCGATTTTGCTGACCGACTCTTCTCATAGCATGCCGAACACGCCTGCTGACACAGCTAGATGAGCACTGCCCCGAGGGAGGATGGAAAATCACGGACTGTTTCTTGCTGGCTCTCGGGTCGCTATACAAAGGAGCTGGGACCTGGAAGAATTGGCTGGTGAGCACAAAGAGCAAAGTCTCTCTACCAGACTGTGGGCACCATGCGCACATTCCTCAATCCACACTGGTCGTCGGACACGCTATCAGTATGACTAACGCTTTTTTCTCCAGGGCATACCAAATAAGCGTAGACTTACACAGCTTGCCATCTTCATGGACATCGCGGCACACATCGAATCGGGCTTTGCAGTCATGGTCCCCCCAATGACCGTCGATCTCTACGCGCAAGATCCCGCATTCAACCCGGTCGACGAAGACTTTCTCAGATCCCTCAATTTCACGGTACTCAACAGTCCCGTTGCTCAGAGTATCATCGCACCAAACAGTCTCGTCTTCGCACCATTCTTTGGCGACGACCACGAAATTATCGGCGCTGAAAGCAGCCGTCGGCCGGCGATATACATCGGCCTACCACTTGAGGAGGCGTTGACCAAGTGTAGAGAAGGTCAAAGGTGCGGTCTATTCGGGTCGATCTCGTTCTAGCAGTGAATGAACACTAATTGTACTTCTTCAGAACACCTGGTCGGAGCTTTCATACGGAAAAGGCGCTGGAACTACGCATGATGACTGAGGTTGGCCCGGGTTACAGTCGTTTCCCGCTCTGTGAGGCTCACTGCGAGCATGAAGGGGATCGACCCCATGATCCTTACCTGAATCGCTTGGAAGTAAACTGCCGCAAATAACGGAGCTCCAGGCAGAACGGGATGAGAAGACAGAAGGAGACATTACATCACCATCTTTGAGACACCAGTGAGTCGCTGGAGGGCCGGCTAGCTGGTCAACGAAAGCGCAAATAGCAAGGCATCGGCGTAATGCACGACGCGATATACACATTCTCTGTCACTTCTCGGAGCGCACTGGCGCAAATGATGTTGTACCCAGATGCCAACACCATTCGCATGCCGTGAAGTCTTCAGCGCATTTCCCAGTGCACCTACATATCTACCCCCATACGGTACGTCACACGACAACCACCCCTGGGCGAGCGAGGCGATGTAGCTCTTCATGCCCACAACAACGTCGAGCGATCGAGATTCGTCGCTTGCTGTTAATCTTTCTGGATGCGATGCTTCAGTTTTCGCCCGCCCCAGCATTCTCTTGCGGGACTAGGGATCATACTGATATATCGACGTGAGGACTTCGTGTCCTTCGACAGTCACCATTGGTCGAGTGGCAAGGCGCGAGATGTCAGCTTGCGCTCTGAAGGCTACGGGTGGAGGACGGACTCGAGGGAGTCTTGTGATTCATTCTCTCCAGTGTAGCAGCCGTTCGAGCAATGGTGATTGTATTGCTTTTTTTGCTTCGATGTCATACTCCGTTGCTCTGGTCGTGTGCCACGTGCTTTCATTGTAGGAAGTTTTGATGGGACTCAACGACTACCGGTATTCGAGCGGTGTGACCTAATGTGATGTGGATTGATTGTCCTGGAGGCGCGTTTCTTTGCCAGATCATGTTGATGTTCTGATGAGATATTCACGAAGGGCCCACTGCTTAATCGCCGGTGATTGTTTCTTTTTGAACTTGATTGACTGCCTGGATCAGTACGACCACACTTCTATTTCCAAATATCATTTCCAACGATCTCATCCTCATCGTGCCTCGTCTACATCCTAAACACCCCAAACTTCGTCTCCTTCTTCTCGACACTCCCTTCCAACGCGGCCTGTAGACCCATGCCTAGCACTCGCCTGGTATGTTCAGGTGGAATGACTCCGTCATCCCAGAGTCTCGCAGTTCCAAAGTACACTTCCGACTCTCTTGCAATTCTGGCTTTCAGCTCGGGATCCACCTTCTTCCCCACCGCCTCCATAACACTCGAGAGTTGTTCAGCGCCCATGACTGACGTCTTCGCACTGGGCCAACTCCACAAGAACCTCGGAGAGTACGCTCTGCCACACATTCCATAGTTACCGGCACCTGCCGATGATCCGACGAGGACGGTGAACTTCGGCACAGAAGCACAAGCCACGGCTGTGACGAGCTTCGCACCATTCTTCGCGATACCGCCAGCTTCTGCATCTGCACCGACCATGAAACCAGAAATGTTTTGGAGGAAGATGAGGGGAATGTTGCGTTGGCAGCAGAGTTGGATGAAATGCGCTCCCTTCAGCGAAGACTCCGAGAAGAGAATTCCCTGATTCGCGATGATGCCGACGGGGTGGCCGTAGATTGTCGCGAAGCCGGTGAGGAGGGTCTTGCCGTATGAGGGTTTGAACTCGCTGAACTCGGAGCCATCCACGATGCGGGCGATGACTTCGTGCATGGGTATGCTTTGCTTTAAGTTTGTGCCGACTATGCCAGGAAGTTCTGATGGGTCGTGGACGGGCTCTTTCCAGTCTTGTTTGCGGCTTGGGTTGGGAGTCGTGGGGTAGTTGAGGTTGGAGATGCAGCGGCGAGCGATGATGAGGGCGTGGGCGTCGTCTACAGCAAGGTAGTCCGTGACGCCTGACGTTTCGGTGTGCAGTTTGCCACCTCCAAGCTCTTCTGCGCTGACTTCTTCGCCTGTTGCGGCTTTGACTAGAGGTGGACCCGCAAGGAAGATGGTGCCTTGCTCTTGGACGATGATTGATTCATCGGACATGCTAGGGACGTAAGCACCGCCCGCTGTGCAGGAACCCATGACGACTGAAATTTGTGGGATGCCCTGGGCGGACATGTTGGCCTGGTTGTAGAAGAAGCGACCAAAGTGATCCCGATCTGGGAAGACATCGGCCTGCTTTGGAAGATTGGCGCCTCCAGAGTCGACAAGGTATATGCATGGTAGGCGGTTCTGTTGGGCGATTTCCTGGGCGCGAATGTGCTTCTTAATGGTGATCGGGTAGTAGGAGCCACCTTTGACACTACGCCGCATGATAAGCAAGGGCAAGATGGACAGCATGAGGGCATACGTACGTGCTATCGTTTCCCAATATCATACACTGCACACCTTCGACTGTCCCGACACCCGTCACGATGCCTCCAGCCGGCACGTCTTCACCAGGATATAGATCATGCCCGGCCAATGCACTTAGCTCGAGAAAGCTCGTGCCTGGATCGATCAGAGCTGTGATGCGATCTCTTACAAGCAGCTTGCCCCTCTCTACATGTTTCGACCGGGACTTCTCGGGCCCTCCCTTGGCTGCCGCTTCGTGCAATGCCGTCAGGTTGTCCATGTACACCTTCATCGCCGCGGCATTCTCTTGGTAGCCATGACTGTTCTGATCTACTGCAGTCTGTATGATCGAGATCTGTGACGCTTGGTGTGGGCTGGTGTATGTGGCTACCCGTCGTCGCTGGTGGAGGCATTGGAGCTGCGGGACGATTCGCCGGCGTGGAACATGTTGTAGGCTGCGCGTGAAGACGCGAGGAGCGATGGCGATGATGCAGGCCATGGGGAGCTTCACATCTTCTGCTGGGCACGAGACAGATCAAATACATGTAAAGGTCCAAGCCTCCATGGATGGACGTCGTGGTCCTCGGGTGTTGTTTGAGGGGCTACCATTGGCACAAGGACCAAAGGAACCAGCATCTTTCTCCACACAATCCTCGTCCCCTCGGCTTAACCTCCACGCCTCCACAAAACACCACCTGCCATTGTCCCACTCCATCGTTCACTTCACTTTTGCTATTCACGTACAATGGCTCTCCTTGCACCTTGCCGAGCAGCTCTACTGCAGACATCCAGATTGGCCTCCCGAAACGCTTTGCGCCCGGCGTTCGCCGCCGCCCAGCAAGAACGATATGCCTCCTCTCGAAAGCATCCTCAAGGCTTCGCCCCACCGACACAAGCAGATCTTGAAGAGCTGCGTGAACGGACCATCGAGTTCTGTAGACGAGAGATCACGCCCGAAATAGCACAGAAGACCGACCACGTCAACGAGTTCCCGAACGATCTGTGGCCCAAGCTAGGCGAGGCGGGCTTCCTAGGCATAACAGCAGACGAGGACCATGGCGGTCTCGCTCTCGGTTACCAAGCCCATTGCGTCGTCCTGGAAGAGCTATCCCGCGCATCAGGATCAATAGGACTATCATATGCCGCCCATAGTCAGCTATGCGTGAATCAACTCCAGTTGCATGGCACGGCCGAGCAGAAAGAGAAGTGGCTACCAGGTCTTATTTCCGGGACCAAAATTGGAGCGTTGGCGATGAGTGAGCACACTGCTGGAAGCGATGTTGTGTCGATGAAGACGACGGCGAAAAAGGTTGATGGTGGCTATGTCTTGAAGGGCGGTAAGATGTGGATCACGAATGGACCAGATGCACACGTTGTCGTGGTGTACGCAAAGACAGAACCTGAAGCCGGCTCAAAGGGCATCACCGCCTTCCTAGTCgacaccaccaccaccaaaGGCTTCTCCGTTGCTCGCAAGCTTGACAAGCTGGGCATGCGTGGGTCTAACACTGGTGAACTTCTCTTCGACGATGTCTTCGTCCCCGAAGACGCAATGCTTGGACCACTGAACAAGGGTGTGAAAGTCCTCATGGAAGGTCTTGACCTGGAACGACTCGTCCTCTCCGCTGGCCCGCTGGGACTCATGAAAGCCGCCCTCGACGTAACGCTCCCATATGTTCACGAACGAAAGCAATTCGGCCAACCACTGGCACACAATCAGCTC
It encodes:
- a CDS encoding putative methylcrotonoyl-CoA carboxylase beta chain, mitochondrial; this encodes MACIIAIAPRVFTRSLQHVPRRRIVPQLQCLHQRRRVATYTSPHQASQISIIQTAVDQNSHGYQENAAAMKVYMDNLTALHEAAAKGGPEKSRSKHVERGKLLVRDRITALIDPGTSFLELSALAGHDLYPGEDVPAGGIVTGVGTVEGVQCMILGNDSTVKGGSYYPITIKKHIRAQEIAQQNRLPCIYLVDSGGANLPKQADVFPDRDHFGRFFYNQANMSAQGIPQISVVMGSCTAGGAYVPSMSDESIIVQEQGTIFLAGPPLVKAATGEEVSAEELGGGKLHTETSGVTDYLAVDDAHALIIARRCISNLNYPTTPNPSRKQDWKEPVHDPSELPGIVGTNLKQSIPMHEVIARIVDGSEFSEFKPSYGKTLLTGFATIYGHPVGIIANQGILFSESSLKGAHFIQLCCQRNIPLIFLQNISGFMVGADAEAGGIAKNGAKLVTAVACASVPKFTVLVGSSAGAGNYGMCGRAYSPRFLWSWPSAKTSVMGAEQLSSVMEAVGKKVDPELKARIARESEVYFGTARLWDDGVIPPEHTRRVLGMGLQAALEGSVEKKETKFGVFRM
- a CDS encoding Isovaleryl-CoA dehydrogenase, mitochondrial translates to MALLAPCRAALLQTSRLASRNALRPAFAAAQQERYASSRKHPQGFAPPTQADLEELRERTIEFCRREITPEIAQKTDHVNEFPNDLWPKLGEAGFLGITADEDHGGLALGYQAHCVVLEELSRASGSIGLSYAAHSQLCVNQLQLHGTAEQKEKWLPGLISGTKIGALAMSEHTAGSDVVSMKTTAKKVDGGYVLKGGKMWITNGPDAHVVVVYAKTEPEAGSKGITAFLVDTTTTKGFSVARKLDKLGMRGSNTGELLFDDVFVPEDAMLGPLNKGVKVLMEGLDLERLVLSAGPLGLMKAALDVTLPYVHERKQFGQPLAHNQLIQGKLTDMYTKYRASAAFTYTVAREIDENHDAIADGTATIKTQDCAGAILYASERATECGMDAIQCLGGMGYMNEMAAGRIMRDAKLYEIGAGTTEVRKMVIGRAFNKEYAQ
- a CDS encoding Putative GTPase-activating protein, translated to MFLQNLVQKAQSLIDPAVLPGPLGNSSSGRPSKAQLFRHQFRLPDSQNPLYEITAELTLPTKKRDKSAPSKNWDKSNWDRERGTHYVGQLHLSEQFLCFSTVQTSFVNTASTSASSTFTGRTHGTGPAGNGFTLPLCAVRRVERLHTQSYMFALSIATWNGFEPGNGDDKPGAPAPPKLTVQLEGSRQQCERFCDGLKRGLRQGIKEVDNMRTVAQECCSEYFLYDEFEATPAENKPDGTPRAAPDTGLGTIFKYPGNARRLRDRSKMRLWHEYLKENGRNTTLVRQPDFHRLIRVGLPNLLRGEIWELTSGSFYLRLQKPKLYQETLAKHEGQGSLAIDEIEKDLNRSLPEYAGFQSEEGIGRLRRVLTAYSWTNAEVGYCQAMNIVVAALLIYLSETQAFYLLSILCDRLLPGYYSTTMYGTLLDQRVFESLVEKTMPIIWDHLVKNDVQLSVVSLPWFLSLYINSMPLIFAFRVLDVFFLEGPKVLFQVGLAILRVNGEELLDATDDGTFISVLKNYFARLGESAHPKSENPKHRAITNFQALMVVAFKEFEGITQHTISEQRSKHKAAVLDNIESFAKRTSIRNLGPESKKLSTNDLGFLYDRFYTVLYERQQRAQYIQAETDRKARQAKLKATELATGVPGNAPEMGRIGLAGSATAMDYDAFREFLAGIAKWAITDSPSSPSKENASGPGGYFANTLRGMKNMNLSPWGAGPEPAEHEFLLRLFKKCDRDDNGFLTLQNVVYGLAPVKGNRDIMSSISYFFELYDDDDDGKVDREGILRISEALLFLSRRGVESGAAEVLQDGIPLSKDEQFLSAVSAFIRRCFEYADPDHSSRQGEKEITDGLDKVDISGEKEDDLLDLDGDKELKPTDDNPLGTDGAASSSAQDDSILSRPSTNTFGQSSKHVEANAALDPSSPVHITLPTFRMLILADETLESFFDSGFANSFHLADAPLPSSTLTSPSFLGLHSAPPGSGAPIPQLSEGSAMVGGSAAGVVAPGKGLRGMLDNIVTDGMRVAQEVKRRMDEAQKELDRGASTRGTGDDDEDDDGEDHGRDDLLDAAEADAGVTEKQSTDSTLKTDSGKGKEMDLLGEGITAEPKASASSAASVKSTDADVEKSTMFER